A window of Nicotiana sylvestris chromosome 8, ASM39365v2, whole genome shotgun sequence genomic DNA:
ctggtcttaccatctctctttggtactggcacaaattggctaaccaagtgagatatcgagtgacccgaatgacctttgcagtaagctgctttgtgatttcttctttgatcttcacactcatatcagtcttaaaCTTTTGCAACTTTTGCTTAACAGGGGGGAatgttggatcagttggcaatttatgaactaccagaTCAGTGCTCAGGCCAGGCATATTGTCATATGACTatgcaaagacatctttgtactcaaacaatatTTTGATTATTTCATCCTTAACTTGTGGTTCTATATGCACACTTATCTTGGATTCCCTAACATCAtcctggtcccctaaattgattgcttcagtttcacttaaattaggctttggtttttcttcaaattgttttagctctttactgatttcctcaaatgctgcttcttcatcatattctatttcatcatcatattctacttcttggattgttatttcaggattagattggcttttaagatttGGCTGAAAAttcttcatgcatgtcatgtcactgcaACCAGcataaaaggaactgtacaaaagaaaaagaacaaaataaaacactATTAAGAATAACGGAAAActggaaattgtatttcattgaaaaataaaaagatataagggtttgaacatcaaaacaagcaaaacctagaaatctggattacaaccctggaataacccagataacagaaaggaaaacaaagcaaactaccaaaactccttcctggtggggagaggagtagcttcccaattgctaagcTTCACGTTTGGGCCAAAGAACTGCACATCTGCTTTACTAGAGCCttcaccaacttctaccatattgacctaTTCGAACAGACTTTGGAACTTCTTGATCAGCTCTTCATCAACATCGACCACAGGTTTTGGGATTGAGGAGGTTGGAGGTTTTTCGACCCCTAgcttgacaaaagacttagagATGTGTGGGATAGGCTTGGGGAGCGACCATACCTtctgtttcagatttttaacccttttcacgtccttctctgtgggcatgaatcccaaaccaaatgtaccagGATTCCCACTGGGACGCACTGgatgcacaataccttgcagagatgagcccaaacccttgcccggcacaaaaccattttttaacatttcattcGCAACCATGACGGATGTGGAGGATAGCTTAGGACCcggaatgcattttccttcaggaattttctcaaCAGACACTGTTTCGAAAGTCTGATAAACCtaaggtcccttatcatcttccgCTTCGATGAACGGAACAATTGTATCATTACAAGCTAACAAGTCCTCGTCatcgtgcacaactatttcctgcatgtcccattcaaactttaccATTTGGTGCAGAGAAGACAGGATTGCCTTAGTAGCATGTATTCAGGGCctgcccaacaacagattgtaggagacagccacatctaacacttggaattccatggtaaactcagGCCCTATCGACAATTTGAGCATTATATCTCCAACAGAATATTTACCTCCCCCATCAAAGCCTCGAACACACACACTGTTCAAGTGGATTCTTTCGGTGCCAATCTTTAGTTTTTGCAGAGTAGACAAGAGACAAATATTCACACTAGATCCattatcaaccaaaacccttgagacgacagaatcttcacacttcaccgtgagataaagagctcggttgtgttctgtaccctccatagGAAGTTCATCGTCTGAGAAAGTGATCCTATTTGCTTTGAAGATCTTgccagctatcttttccaagtggttcactGCGATCTTATTAGGAATAtgtgcctcattcaaaatcttcatcaagACCCTGCGATGTTCATCTAAATGTATCAAcaaagacaaaagagaaatctgagctggtgttttccttaactgctctacaatggaataatcctgcactttcatctttttcaggaactcctcagcctcttcctcgGTGACGGATTTCTTTACTGGCATTTGGCTATCCTTGAATGGTTTGGCTTTCCTTAATTCTTCTGGGGTGAAACATCTCCTAGAACGAGCCAATCCTCTAGTTTCATTAAATTCTtcctctatttcttttcctttgtatgtcactatcACTTGTTTATAATTCCATGGAATAGTCTTGGCATCGACCACTAGAAGTTGGGTTGCTGGTTTAATGATGATAGGAGTAATAGGAGCCCCCTTCACAACTATGACAGGCTTACTTGGAatccctggtactaccactttttAACTTTCCGGGCTTGCCCCAACATATTTTGACAGCCCTTTCACGGCCAACACTGGTGGTTTCAAATTGAGCGAGCTCGGCTTTTCTGTCGCCCCTTCAATTGTCAAGGGCTTTGTTTTGGTAGAGTCTGGAGCTTTAACCAAATTACTTTCactggcccgaatcatcatgacggacttAGAAGACTTCTTGGGCTCCCTATCCTTgtgaactatttcaatcatatgtgTCTCTTCATGTGCTGTCaacgggttttggttgatgttcggCGTGTCTGGGCTTTGGACTATAATTTGgtttgtatcaatgagctcctgggttgcccttttcaaatgccagcacttCTCTATATCATGCCCTGGAGCATCAGAACAATAGGCGCACTTCAGGGAATAATCGaggttctttggaggaggatttggtatctttgactcaATCGGCCTCAAGATGTCCAACCGCCTTAACCTTTGAAATAGACTAGCGTAGGATTCTCCAAGCGGGGTAAATGTTTGTTTTCGCTGCTGCCTCTCTCTTCTATATTCTGGCCTTGATCGAAAATTTGAACCAttaaggttttggtaaggttgtggaggtggataggcattttgtggagttgggtagGTATTCTGTGGGACTGGGGCACGCCATTGTGGGtaaggagggggttgagcataCGCCTGTGCATGGTGAACAAGGTATTGGGATGGCCTGGCTGAGTATTGAGGGTTTTGTGGGGAAAAGtaatgttggggtggattatatggagatGGGGCATAGTTTTGAGGTCGGGGTCGAGGATGGGTGTACTGATGAGGTGAACCCCTCTGGCCATGCCATGATCCGGAGACAACCATAGCgacatcttccttcttcttcttgcctaGCAAACTTCCGGTACCACTCTGGATTGCCTGGGTGGTTGTTTTTATAgaagaatagctcatgatcttactcgacttgagcccctcttccaccatttctcccatcttcaccacatcattgaaagacttaccaat
This region includes:
- the LOC138875992 gene encoding uncharacterized protein, giving the protein MGEMVEEGLKSSKIMSYSSIKTTTQAIQSGTGSLLGKKKKEDVAMVVSGSWHGQRGSPHQYTHPRPRPQNYAPSPYNPPQHYFSPQNPQYSARPSQYLVHHAQAYAQPPPYPQWRAPVPQNTYPTPQNAYPPPQPYQNLNGSNFRSRPEYRRERQQRKQTFTPLGESYASLFQRLRRLDILRPIESKIPNPPPKNLDYSLKCAYCSDAPGHDIEKCWHLKRATQELIDTNQIIVQSPDTPNINQNPLTAHEETHMIEIVHKDREPKKSSKSVMMIRASESNLVKAPDSTKTKPLTIEGATEKPSSLNLKPPVLAVKGLSKYVGGAPITPIIIKPATQLLVVDAKTIPWNYKQVIVTYKGKEIEEEFNETRGLARSRRCFTPEELRKAKPFKDSQMPVKKSVTEEEAEEFLKKMKVQDYSIVEQLRKTPAQISLLSLLIHLDEHRRVLMKILNEAHIPNKIAVNHLEKIAGKIFKANRITFSDDELPMEGTEHNRALYLTVKCEDSVVSRVLVDNGSSVNICLLSTLQKLKIGTERIHLNSVCVRGFDGGGKYSVGDIMLKLSIGPEFTMEFQVLDVAVSYNLLLGRP